In one Diprion similis isolate iyDipSimi1 chromosome 6, iyDipSimi1.1, whole genome shotgun sequence genomic region, the following are encoded:
- the LOC124407298 gene encoding uncharacterized protein LOC124407298, whose protein sequence is MHRKTSKRSVPLTEKLKHPELPTDMTVQKQKENGFKNHCPMVPAQKPFAKSAANMSHHPWAKAEDDSWSWDRRSSGTSISWPEEMEEVATKKVIDQWEAVERTLYDEDNQVTSESLRSECIQWRTQLPHLRVIGKGLQRRQVVDANSDNLAPVDVKEKEAPSTVEEIIEEHKVPTNGEEDASDGRNREETRNEVLDMILDFVCAQLLADNEVDESLSQNLDAVLRITPAPTYSGRNPLGNHRTANEFVGQTHRNSKLHKNEREESSDALEVSGCLPEVRKNSFHAEKSATRFSVGKGSIMPISARRQRNMRERTSDCVSANTDRLYTPQLPRNALGTVFTEKIIVSPVPFATSTKESFSTLKSTPLTSMRLSLESSLGQRSARSVNSGFKTTSARRVGLLEIPQVHSAWQTPVCPTVWPKNVKLAPIDITRLPSSQRRSLATSFSQPRRSRNSLSPIPREIMPISPLANRAAERTCLEIHGKRIVRQKSRMNVTSAGWEFSSRNVKKIGNKVKNNDAR, encoded by the exons ATGCATAGGAAGACATCAAAAAGAAGCGT ACCACTGACAGAGAAATTGAAGCACCCCGAACTCCCGACGGACATGACAGTgcagaaacaaaaagaaaatggtttcaaaaatcattgtCCCATGGTTCCGGCGCAAAAACCGTTCGCCAAAAGCGCTGCGAATATGTCGCATCATCCGTGGGCAAAAGCAGAGGACGATTCTTGGAGCTGGGATCGTCGCAGCAGCGGCACGTCGATATCTTGGCCGGAAGAGATGGAAGAAGTTGCAACGAAGAAAGTAATTGACCAGTGGGAAGCTGTGGAGAGAACTTTGTACGACGAGGATAACCAAGTTACATCAGAGAGCTTGCGGAGCGAATGCATACAGTGGAGAACTCAACTTCCTCACCTGCGAGTTATCGGCAAGGGATTGCAGAGGCGTCAGGTAGTCGATGCTAACAGCGACAACTTGGCACCCGTTgacgtgaaagaaaaagaggctCCCTCGACGGTCGAAGAAATAATCGAAGAGCACAAAGTGCCGACAAAT GGTGAGGAAGATGCTTCGGATGGTCGCAACCGGGAAGAGACGCGGAACGAAGTTCTTGATATGATTCTAGACTTTGTTTGTGCCCAACTATTGGCGGACAACGAAGTCGACGAATCGTTGAGTCAGAACTTGGACGCTGTGCTGAGAATAACTCCGGCGCCAACTTACAGCGGTAGAAATCCCCTCGGGAATCACAGAACTGCGAACGAGTTCGTCGGCCAAACCCATCGGAACTCAAAATTGCACAAAAACGAGAGGGAGGAATCTAGCGACGCTCTTGAAGTGTCTGGATGTCTGCCGGAAGTTCGGAAAAACAGTTTCCACGCTGAAAAATCTGCGACAAGATTCTCCGTTGG TAAAGGAAGCATCATGCCAATATCCGCTCGGAGGCAAAGAAATATGAGAGAGAGGACTTCTGACTGTGTTTCGGCGAACACAGACCGTCTTTACACGCCACAGCTGCCCAGAAATGCACTCGGGAcagtttttactgaaaaaataatcgtcagTCCGGTACCGTTTGCGACGAGCACTAAAGAGAGCTTTTCGACGCTGAAATCAACGCCTCTGACATCGATGAGACTGTCTCTCGAATCTTCGCTAGGGCAAA GATCCGCCAGGAGCGTTAATTCTGGTTTCAAAACGACTTCGGCTCGTCGAGTTGGTCTCCTTGAGATACCGCAAGTTCATTCCGCTTGGCAAACGCCGGTTTGTCCGACTGTGTGGCCGAAGAACGTCAAGTTGGCTCCGATCGACATAACGAGGCTTCCGAGTAGCCAGCGCAG atCGTTGGCAACGTCCTTCAGCCAGCCGAGAAGAAGTCGGAACTCATTAAGTCCTATCCCTCGTGAAATAATGCCGATATCCCCCCTCGCGAATCGAGCTGCTGAGAGAACATGCCTCGAAATTCACGGCAAGCGAATAGTGAGGCAAAAATCGAGGATGAACGTGACGAGCGCTGGATGGGAGTTCAGCTCGCGAAATGTTAAGAAGATAGGAAATAAAGTAAAGAATAATGACGCGAGATGA